A single Macadamia integrifolia cultivar HAES 741 unplaced genomic scaffold, SCU_Mint_v3 scaffold368, whole genome shotgun sequence DNA region contains:
- the LOC122068292 gene encoding uncharacterized protein LOC122068292, which produces MLRNLFGERYGHKFVITAVELLPGNLVNSQIIEKHRINLISDDVKLGLLDGIAEDYTIRWKTTRIMERLELQNQQIYNLPLENGGPHGQVDEREIQVIYPSEGIDITASNYEDTQGKALPSSLPVFENFQSPKNLNITQSSSSAIIVAQPWTVTINSSLSTSSHRIAVKAEKNGELDPSFEPRMTPKPYSGQSDLRICSSRYLSNISQKHEAERKTTTASESSYQFLEMSVVYLDDIEEPNGTIQDGIDKDQRIFMFKSINMPRRENLGAEIASLSDLYGYNHTEKLKETSELWGGRVQSRSYRMKTESSRKRLNGRSLS; this is translated from the exons ATGCTTCGGAACCTATTTGGAGAGCGCTATGGGCATAAATTCGTCATTACTGCTGTTGAATTGCTCCCAGGGAATCTTGTGAACTCTCAG ATAATTGAGAAGCACCGCATAAATTTAATTTCAGATGATGTGAAGCTTGGTTTGTTGGATGGAATAGCTGAGGATTACACCATTCGATGGAAAACTACTAGGATAATGGAAAGGCTTGAACTCCAAAACCAGCAG ATATATAATCTTCCTTTGGAAAATGGGGGACCTCACGGTCAAGTCgatgagagagagatccaaGTTATCTATCCCAGCGAAGGAATTGATATAACAGCATCAAATTATGAAGATACTCAAGGAAAAGCACTTCCTAGCTCATTACCAGTTTTCGAGAATTTTCAGTCTCCCAAAAATTTGAATATTACCCAAAGTTCCTCCAGTGCTATCATTGTTGCACAACCTTGGACAGTTACTAtaaattcttctctctctacCTCAAGTCATAGAATTGCTGTCAAAGCAGAGAAGAATGGAGAACTGGATCCTTCCTTCGAACCCAGAATGACACCTAAACCATATTCTGGCCAGAGTGATCTAAGGATCTGTAGTTCAAGATATCTTTCTAATATCTCTCAGAAACATGAGGcggaaagaaaaacaacaactGCATCTGAAAGTTCATATCAGTTTCTGGAGATGAGTGTTGTTTATCTTGATGACATAGAGGAACCTAATGGCACCATACAAGATGGTATAGACAAGGACCAAAGGATATTTATGTTCAAATCAATCAACATGCCTAGAAGAGAAAATCTTGGAGCTGAAATAGCTAGCTTGTCAGATTTATATGGTTACAATCATACTGAAAAGCTGAAAGAGACTAGTGAACTGTGGGGTGGAAGAGTGCAATCCAGGAGCTATAGAATGAAGACTGAGTCATCACGGAAGAGATTGAATGGGAGATCACTCTCTTAG